Below is a window of Microtus ochrogaster isolate Prairie Vole_2 chromosome 5, MicOch1.0, whole genome shotgun sequence DNA.
ggcagaggcaggtggatctctgtgagttcgagaccagcctggtctaNNNNNNNNNNNNNNNNNNNNNNNNNNNNNNNNNNNNNNNNNNNNNNNNNNNNNNNNNNNNNNNNNNNNNNNNNNNNNNNNNNNNNNNNNNNNNNNNNNNNagagaaaccctgtctcgaaaaacaaaaacaaaaaaaaaaaaacaaaacaaaacagagtcttTATTCGCGAGTAACTCCATCCATCtgaagcagcaacaacagcaacgaCTACAACGCCCTGCAACAGGAACAAACCAGCAACTATGCTATTGCAGGAAAAACCCGCCCTCCAAAAGTGGCAGGCAGACAGGGTTTATATATGGGAAGAGACTTGGGGCATTCCAAGCCTCTGGGCTTGTGATTGGCTGCCCCCTCGTGGGGTGAGGGGAATTCCAGACTTCCAAGCTTGGGATTGGCTTTCCCCTATAATGTTCCAAGCCTCTAGGGGCTCAGTTATTGgtcagttttctctgcctagggattggctggttttgtgtcaaggGCAGCAGTGTGTCTGATTCTGGGACCAAACTGTGcttctttctttggttctttttactttttcacCCTAATTTTGGGACCAGGGCAAATATCTTTGATATGCTCCGAATCTAGGAACTTTGTGCATTCTTTTGGTCCTGGTTTCAGGGTCTGGGGATTTTTCTCCGGCTCTACTTTCGGGAACAAAGCCTCTCTTCCCCTGACTCTGGTGCCATTTTCacagtgtgtttctttctctgtgtccgGGCTTGGAGCCGAGCCATTCAGGGTCTCTAGAGGGGCTACGGATCAGGGATTTTTCTGGGGCCTGGGTCCCtcaaaaatgtctttattaaaagttttattaaaatattttgttttctgtatacaTGTGAGGGCATGATTGTTTGTTTTACACAGCACATAAGTGCGGTTGTCTCGTGGCCAGAAGAAGTCAATGGCTTTCCTGTAGCTGGAGCTACagttgtgtaggtgctgggaaccaaacctgggtcctctgtaagagcagcaactgctcttaccCACTCAGTCATCTTTCCATCTcctattacttatttatttattttgctttccccCTTTTAAATCAGAGTCTCTGtgaagcccagactggcctgaaattttgtaacccaggctgacctgactccacctcccaaatgtttGCACTAAATGTGGATGCTCCCACATCTAACCTGtttctgatttctaattttttttttcatggtttatttaactttattttatgtgcattgctgtgaagtgtcagatcccctagaactgatcttcagacagttgtgagctgccatgtgggtgctgggaattgaacccgggttctctggaagagcagtcagtgctcttaaccactgagccatctctccagccccaaaatttatttatattatgtatacaaaattctgtctgtgtgtatgtctgcaagccagaagagggcactagacctcattacagatggttgtgagccaccatgtgtttgccgggaattgaactcaggactttggaggagcaggcagtgGTCTTAagtactgagacatctctccagccctgtttctgATTTCTAAAAGGCTTTATTTCCTTTCGTTTTCTGTGTAAGGaagttttgcctgtatgtgtccCTGTGTAGGTGCGGgtacctgcaaaggccagaaaaggTGTCAAACCCccggaactggagtcacagacagatGTGGGCTGCGTgcgggttctgggaattgaaccaggtcctctggaagagcagccagtgctctcgaccatggagccatctcagtGGTTAAGTTCCAAGGTCAGAAACTTGCTTGGAAAAGGGACAGTGAACTCTGAAAACAGCAAAGAGGGCCTGGGTGTAGCCAGTCACGAGAGCAGTCGAGGCTCCTGGAATCCTCTGTGCAAAGACTGCGtggcaagaaaggaaagaggctCCTGAGGAGGTGAGAGCTGAGGGGAAGCTCTGTGATTTAGATCCGGCCCTAAGACTACCTGACAGCATGGGGGTTCACCCTACAAGCAATGTAAAGATGAATAATTCTCATCAGGAGTACATATTGGAGGGGACAGAAATGAATGAGAGTAGGTTAGGGAGCTGTCTCAGTGGgcaaaactgtgtgtgtgtggtgtgcgtgtagAGTGtggtttgtgttgtgtgtgagtgtgtggtgtgtgtgtggtgtgtgtggtgccaggcagtggtggcgcacatctttaatcccagcactcaggaggcagaggcaggcggatctctgtgagttcgagaccagcctggtctacatgagctagttccaggacaggctccaaaaccacagagaaaccctgtctcaaaacaacaaaacaaaacaaaaaagtatgtgtggtgtgtgtgtgtgtgtggtgtgtatgtgagtgtggtgtgtgtgtgtgtgcgtggtgtgtgtggtgtgtataggtgtgtgtggtgtgtgtggtgtgtgtgtgcggtgtgtgtatggtgtatgtgtggtatgtatggtgtgtgtgtgggtgtagtgtgtgtgtgtggtgtgtgggtgtagtgtgtgtatggtgtgtgtatgtgttgaaaGCTTAAAACCTGAATCTGATTCCTGAACACATGTGGAAGAAGTGAATAGTAAGTGGTTGTGAACACATTTAACATggtatatacacaacacacacacacacaaaataaaacctttatagaacaaaaataaatttaagaaatgaatGAGGGGaccgggcgatggtgacgcacgcctttaatcccagcactcgggaggcagaggcaggcggatctctgtgagttNNNNNNNNNNNNNNNNNNNNNNNNNNNNNNNNNNNNNNNNNNNNNNNNNNNNNNNNNNNNNNNNNNNNNNNNNNNNNNNNNNNNNNNNNNNNNNNNNNNNNNNNNNNNNNNNNNNNNNNNNNNNNNNNNNNNNNNNNNNNNNNNNNNNNNNNNNNNNNNNNNNNNNNNNNNNNNNNNNNNNNNNNNNNNNNNNNNNNNNNNNNNNNNNNNNNNNNNNNNNNNNNNNNNNNNNNNNNNNNNNNNNNNNNNNNNNNNNNNNNNNNNNNNNNNNNNNNNNNNNNNNNNNNNNNNNNNNNNNNNNNNNNNNNNNNNNNNNNNNNNNNNNNNNNNNNNNNNNNNNNNNNNNNNNNNNNNNNNNNNNNNNNNNNNNNNNNNNNNNNNNNNNNNNNNNNNNNNNNNNNNNNNNNNNNNNNNNNNNNNNNNNNNNNNNNNNNNNNNNNNNNNNNNNNNNNNNNNNNNNNNNNNNNNNNNNNNNNNNNNNNNNNNNNNNNNNNNNNNNNNNNNNNNNNNNNNNNNNNNNNNNNNNNNNNNNNNNNNNNNNNNNNNNNNNNNNNNNNNNNNNNNNNNNNNNNNNNNNNNNNNNNNNNNNNNNNNNNNNNNNNNNNNNNNNNNNNNNNNNNNNNNNNNNNNNNNNNNNNNNNNNNNNNNNNNNNNNNNNNNNNNNNNNNNNNNNNNNNNNNNNNNNNNNNNNNNNNNNNNNNNNNNNNNNNNNNNNNNNNNNNNNNNNNNNNNNNNNNNNNNNNNNNNNNNNNNNNNNNNNNNNNNNNNNNNNNNNNNNNNNNNNNNNNNNNNNNNNNNNNNNNNNNNNCTGTAGCATGTTCTTTACCCTGTAGCATGTTCTTCACCCATGCTTCAAATTCAGTGCCTGTCCTGTCCTCGTGTTTTCTCCACTACTTCACCCAGCTCTATCAGCTTCTTCGCCATGAGCCCATGTGGTGGTCCAGCCTCTCCCCTCTGGGCCAGCCCAGAGTCCTGCTTGGGCGACCTGCAGGGTGCAAAACTCACAGCCAGGCCTGGGACTTGGTGCTCTCTCCTCAACTGTCTGTCATTACCTTCTTCCTTGCTTGCCTCCCTCCTGGGAAAGTCATCCTGGGACTTGGGGCTAGAGAAACTGACAGACATCTGTCAGTGACATTGGTACCGTAAGATGTGCATAAGGGGAACCCACCAAAGGGAAACTCACACAGACGTGGTGGGCCAGCCTTTATTGTGAGAACTAAgcccacagaagaggaaaatcaGCTCTCACAGGATGGTAATGAGGGCATGGCAGGGAGTGTTGGAAGGCTGAGCGGGGAGAGGGACCCTTAGGAAAGGACTtagtggagggaggcagggagagggaagagaaggccCTGGAGAAAACCAgttgaattctgggaaaaggcaGGCTGGACTTGGAGGAGCCTGTGCTGCAGGAGAGCCCTCCTCATTTTTGGGCACCCAGGCCCAGGGCAATGACGAGGCCCACGACCAACAGGAACATGGCCACAGACAGGAGCACTGTGATGACTACCATGCCGCCCGTCCGGGCCATTCCCAACTCGATAGATTCCATATTCCTTCCTGTCAGAAGAGAAAATCTTAGTGGGTTGGAGGGGTCCCTAGCAGGGCTCACAGCTTAGCCTGGCCAGCCAACCAGCCAGCAGGGCAGCAACAGCTATGGCCTCTCCCAGGGGTCACCAAGGAGATTTTCCTAGAGCACCGTTCCTCCTCACTAGGAGTCTTTAGCTCAGCAGACGGGTGAACAGGAGGTGGCCAGAGAGAGTGAGAGTCCTCTGAAAACAGCCTGCTCTAGGGGATAAAGCCCAGCGCTCAGGTGTGTAGACActtgagatggggggggggggataggcaTTTGACTTACGAGGAAGCGTAGACATCGGGGTTTCTGGGCTGGACTCGGTGGTCGTCCCCTTCTGCACCCGGTAGGAAATGCTTTCGAGGTGGGAGTTGGGAGAAAGCAGAGTTCCCGGTAGGAATCTGGCATTTGCGAGGAGCGGTTCCAGCCCCCATCTCCATAGTTATGCCCCCCCCAACTGCGCCCTCCTGGGGTGGAGGCTCACATTCCGTACCCTTTAGCTGTGCCCTCTTCCTCATGCTTACCAGCAtcccccagcttctctttctgtgtcccaCATGTGTGCATCTGGTACCTACTAGTATTTAGTTCCTGGGGTTAGGTTTGTCACTTGATATGCGCTGAGCCGCGTGACGGTGAAGCCAGCCCCACTGTCCACCACGCTCACCAGCTCCCTGCGCCCACGGCATGGAGGCACCACGAACACTGATTCCACCGCTAAGGGAAAATAGGAGCGAAAGGCAGGGTCGAGTGTCTAGCAGTGCCATGGAGAACGGGTTAACGGGAAAGATTAAACAGGTACCGGGAAGCTGACCTTTGCTGTCGTTGGCTCTCCGGACCGTCAGTGTGGCATTACCTCCCGTGAGGTGACATGGGGGCAAGGCAACTAGCAGGCTTTCTGTTAGCGCCGGAGACAGCAGCCCAGAGAGGCTTGAGATGTTGAAGTCTGTTGGAAAGTCAGGAGGGAATGCAGATGGAGTTAAGACTGACTCTCAACTCAGATCATTACAAAGGGCGCAGTCAGGACAGGCCCGTGTGACTCTGACCACAAGATGGCAGGCTTGAGCTGCAAATGGTGGATACGCTGAGCCGCCACGGAGACGGACTAGACTCTAGCAGCCAGTCAGTTCCCAGCCTCACCCACCCAGGCGAACTGCGGATTCTTCTCTACTCCGGGGTCAGGAAGAAGCCTAGGAATTTGTCAGCGGCTCACTACCATCGCTAGTCCTCAACCCCAGCCAGCTACGAGTGCTACGAGTTTGAGAGTCCTGGAAGAGACAGTGCTCCCTGTCTAGAGCTCTAAAACCCTCCTCACTCCCCCCAGAAACAGAGACCTGCAGCCCCCGGAGCCAGGACAGTCAGGAGACCCAGAAACAAGGGCAAGGTCTGGACAGGCAGCGTGGAGGTCATACTGCGCCGAGAGCTGGATCCTGGACCGAGCTGGGGCTTCCTGAGGCCAATGAGGCCCTGCCCCAGGGTGGCTGATTTTGTCTTGGGGTAGGAGGGGCTGCAGGGTGGGAATCCAGTCCAACTTGCCTGTCAGACACTGTAGCCTCAGGGAGGGCCCCCAGACAGGTTTTTCAGGATTGGGAGTTGGCCCTCAGGCCCAAAATGGGGTGCCCTGGCTTAGCTAGCTGCAGGGGAGGATGACTCCTTCTCTGAGAACTTCCATGTCTGAAACAGAGTTCCTCTATGTGTGTCTACAGCCGTGATAGGGGCTGCTTCTCCCCAAGGAGGTAGGGATCTTTCTAGGAGGGCCATGATTCTGAAGTTGCCCTGGTTTGTAGGGAAAACCCCAAGGATCGAAATGGCTCTGGTTagtaagaagggaagagagggagattgGTTGTGCGGGGTGGGGATAGCAGAACCAGAGTTCCTAGTGTTGACTCCGGCCCAAGACAAGTTGAGGGTGTCAGTGGGAATCTTCCGATTTCTCCAGAGGGTGGGGACAAAGGAGGTGAGAGACAGCTTCCAAGGAGGTCGATGTTGAAGTCCAGCACAGATGTCGGGCTCTGGTGTAGACACAGATAGACTTGGGCAGCAAACATTGGTCCAGCTGGtggagaataaagaagaaaaatctcaggaaacaagagacaggcagatcctgagttccaggccagcctgggctacacagtgagaccctgtctcaagtcaaGCAGagtatagtggtgcacaccttaatcccagcacactggaggcagaggcaggtggatctctgagtttgaggccagcctggtctacggagtgagttccaggacagccaggactacgcaaaaaaatcttgtctcagccgggcggtggtggcacacgcctttaatcccagcactcgggaggcagaggcaggcggatctctgtgagttcgagaccagcctggtctacagagctagttccaggacaggctccaaaaccacagagaaaccctgtctcgaaaaaccacaaaaaaaaaaaaaaaaaaaaaaaaaaattttccaaaaaaaaaaaaaaaaaaaaaaaaaatcttgtctcaagaaaagaaaaaccaaacaaaaatcagggctggagagatggctcactggttaagagaaCTCAGTATTCTCCTAGgggactgagttcaattcccagcacccacatgacaacatgttcacaactgtctgtagcttcaagatctgacaccctcacaccgaCGTACATGCACGCCCAATGCacataaaccaaaataataaataattttaaaaaaagaccccCGAATCAACTAGAGCAACAACAAACACCCTCAAGTCAAAATGAGCCAGTGACAAGGAGAGAGGCCcaggggtgcagctcagtggaaaGGTACATGAGGCATGGGTTCCCATCCACAGTACACAAGACCAGCACTGTTTCCTGGTGTCTCCCACCCCAGGCTAAATGAGAGAGTAAATTTGCCAGCTAGAGGGAGAGGAGAGCGAACCGCTCAGAATGCTGGGCAGGGGCTCTGCATGCCCTCACTCCCAGCATGCCCCCAACAGCCATCTTAAGTGGCGCTGCCTTCTCAGTGTGGAACCTGAGACTCAGACAGGCTGTCCCTGGAAACCGGTCAGGTGGGCGTGGGCTTTTCCAGATTGGAGGACTCATCCCAGAGAAAGGGTCAGGGTCCTGGTAGAGAGGGACTAGTGAAGGGCTGCTATGATGTCCATCCCCCAAGGTGGGTGGGTGTGAAGCCCAGGAAATAAGGGGGATAGAAGTAAAGACAGAACCTGGGGGCTCAGGCAGAGAGCGGGAGGGGCTCTTTCCAGTGTCTCCAAATTGACTGTGCTATGGGTTATCGGGGTTTGGTTCAAACACAACTTCTGATTCTGTGGGCCTGAGGTAAAGCTTGAaactacatttcttttctttcttttttcttttcttttttttggggggggggggattttcgagacagggtttctccgtagcttttttggttcctgtcctggaactagctctttttttttttttcttttttttttcaagacagggtttctctgtggtttttggagcctgtcctggaactagctctgtagaccaggctggcctcaaactcacagagatccgcctgcctctgcctcccgagtgctgggattacagatgtgtgccaccaccacccagctcttttttctttttggttttctgagacagggtttctctgtgtagctttggtgcctgtcctggaactagctcttgtagtccaggctggcctcgaactcacagagatccacctgcctctgccttccaagtgctgggattaaaggcgtgcactgaaACTACATCCCttgaacaattttaaaattacacttaccgtcttgtgtatgtatgtgtgtgcccccgtgtgccacagtgcacacgtgggggggcagaggacagcttgtgggagctggGCCTCTCTTTTCACAGTGTGGTTTCTCAGTATCAAAACACtgatcctcaggcttggtggcaggagccTTTACCTGTGGAGCCCTGTTTCCTAGAGCTGCATTTCCAAGGTGCTtacaggtcacacacacacacacgcacacacgcacacacgcgcacacacacacatacacacgcacacacacacacgcacacacacacgcatgcgcacacacatgcacacacctccaATGGAAAGTGGGACAGAGGTTTTTCTCACGCTGCCAGCACAGGCTGCCCTTTGGGTGGATTTCTGTGTGCCCTGCTCCACGGCTTTTGTCCCCTTTAGATGAGATCTTATCCCCACTCTACACACTGAAGGATCCGCACACAAAGGAGAACTTGAGGTGGGGAAGAGGGCTAAATGGTGGGATGTCAGGGTCAGGGTATCTTCCTGGCATGTCTCAAAACCTCAACATAGCAGGGTGCTTAGGCATGAGCCTCATTTGGGCTAAGGAGGAATCAGGAGAGGATGAGTTTACTGCAGAGCAGATTGTGTTGGTCCAGTCTTAGGTCCCATTTGAAATTAGGAGTGAGACAAAGTGAGACAGGAAAGGGCATATCTCTGGTCACATTTTAGAGGGATATGAGGGCCCTGTGCCTTTAagccctcccatctccctccaatCTCCCCCCTCACCTTCCCCACCCGAACCCTCCCCATGTTTCTGGAGGAGCAGAGTTGTGTCTTCTCCCTGCCCTGCCGAGCtgctcactggctgctctggaGGCTGTGCTTTGtggtctccatggaaaccattAGTTGCTAAGCAACTGGAGCATCATCTGTGCTGAGCTCTCGCATCTAATTATCCCATCACAGTGGCTGAGAAGGGTTTGGGGagctgagaggagggggaggcccAGCACAGGAGCCAGAGGATAACTCTTTCAGCAGAGCAGATTCACTGACAGTGCCGGAATCAGTTAAAGCCACAGCACCCCGCTCCTCTGGAGGATTTCCTAAGGTCCAAGCAGGGGAACCAGGATCACAGGTCCGGAATCTCTCTCCTGaactctgtcttctctgctgtcCTCCCCTTGATTCTTGAATCTGAACTCCTTAAAGTTcccaccccttccttctcccaaataCCCTCTCAAGCCAACAGGCACTTGTTGCTGCCAGGTTTGCCTCTGGGATAAACTAAGCAGTAAGGATAGAAACGCAGGCTAAGTTCTTGCCCTTTCCTCTTCTGCTCCATCCGTTCTTGGAACAGacctcttcttcttcctggaCTAgactcccctttccccttcttgagCTACAGTAGCTCTGCAGCGTGAAGAATCAGGATTAGAACCCAGGTCTGCCTGACCTGTCCACAGTCCTACTTCAACTAGGCCACTCCTCTATCTCCCAGGGAATTAGAAAACATGTCCACCTGTCTTCAGGGGTGTGCTAGACAAAGATGGTGACCATTGCTCTCCTGGCAATGAGAGATGCCTTATGGCTAGGTGAACCACTTtgaacctcattttttttttcaacttgaaaaTGGAAAGGCTCCAGCtgggtgcatacctttaattccagcacttgggaggcagaggcaggcagacgtatgtgagttcaaggccttcctggtctacaaagtgagctccaggacagccagggctacacagagaaaccgtctcatgGGACAAAAAAGATTTAGGACAAAGATGCAGAAAGAGCATTGAGAGCAGCTATAATCTAGGTGAGCAGTGGACACCCTGAGGACTTGTGCCTGCAGGTCAGGAGTGGTGCTCACCAAATATT
It encodes the following:
- the Upk2 gene encoding uroplakin-2; this translates as MTSTLPVQTLPLFLGLLTVLAPGAADFNISSLSGLLSPALTESLLVALPPCHLTGGNATLTVRRANDSKAVESVFVVPPCRGRRELVSVVDSGAGFTVTRLSAYQVTNLTPGTKYYISYRVQKGTTTESSPETPMSTLPRRNMESIELGMARTGGMVVITVLLSVAMFLLVVGLVIALGLGAQK